A section of the uncultured Desulfosarcina sp. genome encodes:
- a CDS encoding long-chain fatty acid--CoA ligase: MYTLDKPDNLVAMFEESVAKFGGNLWMGTKNAAKDGYDWVTYDQVAQQIANLRGGLAQLGIEKGDAVGIIANNRVEWAAACYATYSLAGRYVPMYEAELEKTWKYIVSDAAVKVLFVSKPEILEKVKSWPEEIETLEHVILIEGQGEGSMPAIERLGAEHPVSAVYPDADDIAGLIYTSGTTGAPKGVLLSHGNLTSNVHAAAKAYPQLDENLRTLSFLPWAHSYGQTAELHLLMRLGGSTGFAESPQTIVDDLALVKPTFLIAVPRVFNRVYDGLNAKMNEQGGLAKKLFDMGVNAGIERRRLKKEGRTCMINAVKLKIADALVFKKIRAKFGGRLMYSLSSSAALSPHIAEFFEDVGIPVYEAWGMTELSPAGAINSPEHNKLGSAGLPIDKVRFEIDKTFDSENSGEGELIVYGPNVMKGYHNKPEETRATMTEDGGLRTGDRAYIDEDGYMFITGRIKEQFKLENGKFVSPATLEEEIKLLPCVEHTMIYGLNRPFTVCLVFPDFLVMEKLAAKNGWPMDPAAMVADPAVQAYIEGQILDSLKGKFGSYEIPKKFIVLSEGFSIENGMLTQTFKLKRREVLKAYQPLIEAAYEKN, encoded by the coding sequence ATGTACACATTGGACAAGCCCGACAATCTTGTGGCGATGTTCGAGGAAAGCGTGGCCAAATTTGGCGGCAATTTGTGGATGGGGACCAAAAACGCTGCCAAGGACGGCTACGACTGGGTGACCTACGATCAGGTGGCACAGCAGATCGCCAACCTGCGCGGCGGATTGGCCCAGCTGGGAATCGAAAAAGGCGACGCCGTCGGCATTATCGCCAACAACCGGGTGGAATGGGCTGCCGCCTGCTATGCGACTTACAGCCTGGCCGGCAGATACGTGCCCATGTATGAAGCGGAACTGGAAAAGACCTGGAAGTACATTGTCTCCGATGCCGCGGTAAAGGTGCTTTTCGTTTCCAAACCGGAAATTCTGGAGAAAGTCAAATCCTGGCCCGAGGAGATCGAGACCCTGGAGCACGTCATCCTCATCGAGGGACAGGGGGAGGGCAGCATGCCGGCCATAGAGCGCCTTGGCGCGGAACATCCCGTTTCAGCAGTCTATCCGGATGCAGACGATATCGCCGGCTTGATCTACACCTCGGGAACGACCGGCGCTCCCAAGGGCGTTCTTTTGTCCCACGGCAACCTGACGAGCAATGTGCATGCGGCCGCCAAGGCCTATCCTCAACTGGATGAAAATCTGCGGACCCTTTCTTTTCTGCCCTGGGCGCATTCCTACGGGCAGACCGCAGAGCTTCATCTGCTCATGCGGTTGGGCGGGTCCACCGGTTTTGCTGAAAGTCCCCAGACCATCGTGGACGATCTGGCCCTGGTCAAACCGACGTTTCTCATTGCCGTGCCCCGGGTGTTCAACCGGGTGTATGACGGCCTCAATGCCAAGATGAACGAGCAGGGGGGGCTGGCCAAAAAACTGTTCGACATGGGCGTCAATGCGGGCATCGAGCGGCGGCGGCTGAAAAAGGAGGGGCGCACCTGCATGATCAACGCAGTCAAGCTGAAAATTGCCGACGCCCTGGTGTTCAAGAAAATTCGGGCAAAATTCGGCGGCCGCCTGATGTACTCCCTGAGTTCCAGCGCGGCGCTCAGCCCGCACATCGCCGAGTTTTTCGAAGATGTGGGCATTCCCGTCTACGAGGCCTGGGGGATGACGGAACTGTCGCCGGCCGGTGCCATCAACAGCCCTGAGCACAACAAGCTCGGCAGCGCCGGTTTGCCCATCGACAAGGTGCGGTTTGAGATCGACAAAACCTTCGACAGCGAGAACTCCGGGGAAGGCGAACTGATCGTCTACGGCCCCAACGTAATGAAGGGATACCACAACAAACCCGAAGAGACCCGCGCCACCATGACCGAGGACGGCGGACTGCGCACCGGCGACCGCGCCTATATCGACGAAGACGGGTACATGTTCATCACCGGACGCATCAAGGAGCAGTTCAAGCTGGAAAACGGCAAGTTCGTTTCCCCGGCCACCTTGGAAGAAGAGATCAAACTGCTGCCCTGTGTGGAGCATACCATGATCTACGGCCTCAACCGTCCCTTTACGGTTTGCCTGGTTTTTCCCGATTTTCTGGTCATGGAGAAGCTGGCCGCAAAAAACGGCTGGCCCATGGATCCGGCCGCCATGGTGGCCGATCCTGCGGTACAGGCGTATATCGAAGGCCAGATCCTTGACAGCCTGAAAGGCAAATTCGGTTCCTACGAAATCCCGAAAAAGTTTATCGTTCTAAGCGAGGGCTTCAGCATCGAAAACGGCATGCTCACGCAGACCTTCAAGCTCAAACGCCGCGAAGTGCTCAAGGCCTACCAGCCGTTGATCGAGGCGGCTTATGAGAAAAACTAG
- a CDS encoding carbon-nitrogen hydrolase family protein, which translates to MKNRITATVCELPNEPEPFEAAWQGLVSHVVEHRSDVVVLPEMPFAPWLAASATFDPAAWEIAVALHDRWLLRLPEFGEATVAGSRPVTADGKRLNEAFAWHAKKGYQKAHCKYYLPDEPDFWEATWYQRGGKRFDAVKTEHGTIGFVVCTELWFTEHARAYGRQGVQMLVCPRSTEASTTEKWIMGGRAAAVMSGSFCLSSNRSGVDHSGHPWGGHGWIIEPDQGTILGTTSAERPFLTLEIDLSEADQAKSRYPRYVAE; encoded by the coding sequence ATGAAAAATCGGATAACAGCTACCGTCTGCGAATTGCCGAATGAGCCCGAACCGTTCGAGGCGGCCTGGCAGGGTTTGGTGTCCCATGTGGTCGAACATCGGAGCGATGTTGTGGTGCTGCCGGAAATGCCTTTTGCACCGTGGCTCGCCGCCAGCGCAACGTTTGACCCGGCCGCATGGGAGATCGCCGTTGCTTTGCACGATCGATGGCTGCTCCGTTTACCTGAATTCGGAGAAGCTACGGTTGCAGGTTCACGGCCGGTTACCGCAGATGGGAAGAGGCTCAACGAAGCGTTCGCATGGCACGCAAAAAAAGGATATCAGAAGGCACATTGCAAGTACTATCTGCCCGATGAACCGGATTTCTGGGAGGCAACCTGGTATCAACGGGGTGGAAAACGCTTCGATGCCGTCAAAACCGAACACGGCACGATAGGGTTTGTGGTCTGCACTGAACTCTGGTTTACCGAACATGCCCGGGCTTATGGTCGGCAGGGAGTCCAGATGCTTGTTTGCCCCCGTTCCACGGAGGCTTCAACAACGGAGAAATGGATCATGGGCGGCAGGGCGGCGGCCGTGATGAGCGGTTCCTTTTGCCTCTCTTCGAATCGCAGCGGGGTGGACCATAGCGGTCATCCATGGGGAGGCCACGGCTGGATTATCGAACCGGACCAGGGAACGATTTTAGGCACAACCTCGGCTGAACGTCCGTTTTTGACCCTTGAAATCGATCTCTCGGAGGCCGACCAGGCCAAGAGCCGCTATCCCCGCTATGTGGCGGAGTGA
- a CDS encoding cold shock domain-containing protein — MVNGVVKWFNSSKGYGFIEQEDGPDVFVHHSGINSSGFRSLNEGDRVTFEIVDGPKGPAAANVTIV; from the coding sequence ATGGTTAACGGCGTTGTCAAATGGTTCAACAGCAGCAAGGGTTACGGTTTCATCGAGCAGGAAGACGGTCCGGATGTATTTGTCCATCATTCCGGAATCAATTCCAGCGGTTTCCGTTCACTCAATGAAGGCGATCGGGTTACCTTTGAGATCGTAGACGGTCCCAAAGGTCCTGCCGCAGCAAATGTAACGATTGTCTAA
- a CDS encoding crotonase/enoyl-CoA hydratase family protein gives MNDSTPFSVEIKDHVAWLTLCRPERRNAMGMAFFRELTDHFRRFDKDDAVRAVVIRAEGPTFTAGLDLMEAGGLLAGKGADDREKLKETILELQESNNAIERCRKPVIAAVHGHCIGGGVDLLSACDIRLAASDAIFAIRETKIAIIADLGTLQRLPHIIGHGWFRELALTGRDFTAEEALGMGFVTRICADAEALVAAAGELAAEIAGLAPLSVQGVKEVINYSRDNGVYPGLAYVAQKNAASLISEDLMEAVTAFMEKRTPTFQGK, from the coding sequence ATGAACGACAGCACCCCTTTTTCCGTGGAAATCAAGGACCATGTCGCCTGGCTGACCCTGTGCCGCCCCGAACGGCGCAACGCCATGGGCATGGCCTTTTTCAGGGAATTGACCGACCATTTTCGGCGGTTCGACAAGGACGACGCTGTGCGGGCGGTGGTCATCCGGGCCGAAGGGCCCACCTTCACCGCCGGCCTGGATCTGATGGAAGCCGGGGGGCTGCTCGCCGGCAAAGGCGCCGACGATCGCGAGAAGTTGAAAGAGACAATTCTCGAACTTCAGGAAAGCAACAACGCCATTGAGCGCTGCCGCAAACCGGTCATCGCAGCGGTCCACGGCCATTGCATCGGCGGCGGGGTCGATCTGCTTTCGGCCTGCGACATCCGTCTGGCCGCGAGCGACGCCATCTTCGCCATCCGCGAGACGAAAATCGCCATCATCGCCGACCTGGGAACCCTACAGCGATTGCCCCACATCATCGGCCACGGCTGGTTTCGCGAACTGGCCCTCACCGGACGGGATTTTACCGCCGAAGAAGCCCTTGGGATGGGATTCGTTACCCGAATATGCGCCGACGCCGAAGCCCTCGTCGCAGCCGCCGGTGAACTGGCGGCGGAAATCGCCGGTCTGGCGCCTTTGAGCGTTCAGGGCGTCAAAGAGGTGATCAACTACAGCCGGGACAACGGCGTCTATCCCGGTTTGGCCTATGTGGCCCAGAAAAATGCGGCCAGCCTGATTTCCGAAGATCTCATGGAAGCCGTTACCGCGTTCATGGAAAAACGCACGCCTACGTTCCAGGGAAAGTAG
- a CDS encoding SET domain-containing protein-lysine N-methyltransferase, whose amino-acid sequence MKKKNKPLFRHPDIVISTCQFGHGIFTTRTIPADTTLEECPYLRINADECAGTLDDYVFNLESSEKDGSEVYSLVLGWGSLFNHSYKHNTEYWHDTERDLIVFHTIRKVAAGRQLFVNYGKEWWTSRDLNPE is encoded by the coding sequence ATGAAGAAAAAGAACAAACCACTTTTCAGACATCCGGACATCGTCATCTCGACCTGCCAATTCGGTCACGGCATTTTTACCACCCGAACCATACCGGCCGATACAACCCTGGAGGAGTGCCCCTATCTGCGGATCAACGCCGACGAGTGCGCCGGCACCCTGGACGACTATGTGTTCAACCTGGAATCTTCCGAAAAAGATGGATCGGAAGTTTACTCCCTGGTGCTGGGATGGGGAAGCCTGTTCAATCACTCCTACAAACACAACACCGAATACTGGCACGATACCGAACGCGATTTGATCGTATTCCATACCATCAGGAAGGTGGCTGCCGGTAGGCAGCTGTTTGTCAATTACGGAAAAGAGTGGTGGACGTCCAGAGATCTGAACCCTGAATAA
- a CDS encoding DUF6502 family protein, translating into MNQDTTRVLYAAILKLLRPLVRMALKRGVSYKTFASLLKWAYYDVARENFTIEGRKQTQSRISVITGLTRKEVKRLSELEPPTSREQREKYNRAARVVSGWRREAGCLDEQGRPAAIPISGEGATFETLVKKFSGDMPPRAVLDELVRVGALQLEPDNRVRLVHEAFTPTADEALKFHILGTDVSLLISTIENNIDKNGHAPYFQRKVYYDNLPDEVLADFRKMSRRQAQQLLNDLDSHLAINDRDINPGIKGTGRNVAGVGIYYFEKPFDEED; encoded by the coding sequence ATGAATCAGGACACTACACGGGTACTTTACGCAGCCATTTTAAAGCTGCTGCGGCCGCTTGTCCGCATGGCATTGAAAAGAGGGGTGAGTTACAAAACCTTCGCTTCATTGCTGAAGTGGGCCTATTACGATGTCGCCAGGGAAAACTTCACCATCGAAGGCCGCAAGCAGACCCAGTCGCGGATTTCCGTGATCACCGGGCTTACGCGCAAAGAAGTGAAGCGGTTGTCGGAATTGGAGCCGCCCACGAGTCGCGAACAGCGCGAAAAATACAACCGGGCTGCAAGGGTGGTCTCCGGATGGCGCAGAGAAGCCGGGTGCCTCGATGAACAGGGTCGCCCCGCTGCCATCCCCATATCCGGAGAGGGCGCCACGTTCGAGACCCTGGTCAAAAAATTCAGCGGCGATATGCCCCCCCGTGCGGTGCTGGACGAATTGGTCCGGGTTGGCGCCCTGCAGTTGGAACCGGACAACCGCGTCCGGCTCGTCCATGAAGCGTTTACCCCAACGGCCGACGAGGCGTTAAAATTTCACATACTGGGAACCGACGTAAGCCTTTTGATATCGACCATCGAGAACAATATCGATAAAAACGGGCATGCGCCCTATTTTCAGCGAAAAGTCTACTATGACAATTTGCCGGATGAAGTGCTGGCAGACTTCAGAAAGATGTCCCGCCGCCAGGCCCAGCAGCTTTTGAATGACCTGGACAGCCACCTGGCGATCAACGACCGGGATATCAACCCCGGCATAAAAGGCACGGGCCGCAATGTCGCCGGTGTCGGGATTTACTATTTCGAAAAGCCCTTTGACGAAGAGGATTGA
- a CDS encoding DUF5666 domain-containing protein, which translates to MNLTRKRTRWAKALLILAGCLIIGCGGGVGDLASSGGGIGGSGVNGGGTGGTGISSGSVTAIGSVHVNGVRYDTGDAEIFVEGQSVGFGDEEVRNNLKVGMIVRVEGELEDSENGIAEKVYFNDDLRGPVKVGSFQWIDPETAQLVVLGKTVIINELTNVVGLDIEDSLEGQWIQVSGFEDAQGRIQATFVTGSYPGDRANLKGTITSVSPDWITINGITPVYSAGATLVGLDQLVEGQLVEVTGILSGFPFIYIHADTIEKVDLLGTTDIDSIELEGIITEKTSEEEFRLNGVPVVLNDQTLYTGGDADDIDEDVQVEAEGQLINGTLHAERIVFLSFAKVEADFSAIDRDLSLITLHGLSDITIRYDQNTMITGAVTTIDEIDETLHVKTIGMELPSSDPASMLAIHIITLDPLSNKVILQGALETVPPADRSFITLLGHQIDISGVSDDGFESPDGTGYSNFYNFTEAGDIVSAKGTRSGETITWQSISVE; encoded by the coding sequence TTGAACCTTACCCGGAAACGAACAAGATGGGCCAAGGCCCTGTTGATCCTTGCCGGCTGTCTGATTATCGGCTGCGGGGGCGGGGTTGGCGATCTGGCGTCCAGCGGAGGAGGCATCGGCGGCTCGGGGGTCAACGGAGGCGGCACCGGCGGTACCGGCATCAGTTCGGGTTCCGTTACCGCCATTGGCAGTGTCCATGTCAATGGCGTCCGCTACGATACCGGGGATGCGGAAATCTTTGTCGAAGGGCAGAGCGTGGGGTTTGGGGACGAGGAGGTTCGGAATAACCTTAAGGTCGGTATGATCGTACGAGTCGAAGGTGAACTCGAGGATTCTGAAAACGGTATAGCGGAAAAGGTTTATTTCAACGACGACCTCAGGGGACCGGTGAAGGTAGGGTCATTTCAGTGGATCGATCCCGAGACCGCTCAACTGGTCGTTCTTGGAAAAACGGTCATCATCAACGAACTGACCAACGTTGTCGGTCTCGACATCGAAGACTCATTGGAAGGCCAATGGATTCAGGTCAGTGGCTTTGAAGACGCACAGGGACGCATTCAGGCAACTTTCGTTACCGGCAGTTACCCCGGTGACCGTGCGAATCTGAAAGGGACAATTACGTCTGTCAGTCCCGATTGGATCACGATCAACGGAATCACTCCCGTCTATTCCGCCGGTGCCACCCTGGTCGGCCTCGACCAGCTGGTAGAAGGCCAGTTGGTCGAGGTGACTGGAATTTTATCAGGATTTCCTTTTATTTATATTCATGCTGATACCATCGAGAAAGTCGACTTGTTAGGCACTACCGATATCGATTCCATCGAATTGGAAGGCATTATCACCGAAAAAACCTCGGAAGAGGAATTCCGGTTGAACGGGGTGCCCGTTGTCTTGAATGACCAGACCCTTTACACAGGAGGGGATGCCGATGATATCGACGAAGACGTCCAGGTTGAGGCCGAAGGGCAGTTGATCAACGGCACGTTACATGCCGAACGCATCGTTTTCCTGAGTTTTGCCAAGGTAGAAGCCGATTTTTCAGCAATAGATAGGGACTTATCATTGATAACGTTGCACGGCTTGTCAGATATTACCATCCGCTATGACCAAAACACCATGATTACCGGCGCGGTCACAACAATTGACGAAATCGATGAAACCTTGCATGTTAAAACAATCGGGATGGAACTACCGTCTTCGGACCCTGCGTCCATGCTGGCAATTCATATTATAACCTTGGACCCCTTAAGCAATAAAGTCATATTGCAGGGTGCTCTTGAGACTGTCCCACCTGCTGATCGTAGTTTCATCACCCTTCTTGGCCATCAGATCGATATCTCCGGCGTTTCGGATGATGGCTTCGAATCGCCTGATGGAACCGGTTACAGTAATTTTTATAATTTCACCGAGGCCGGCGACATCGTCTCCGCCAAAGGAACCCGCTCGGGAGAAACCATTACCTGGCAAAGCATATCGGTGGAATAG